The genomic region GTACAAGTGCAGAATCAATATGCACAATATTAATGTCTTTTCCAACTACTATAAAAAATACTTTCATACACAAATACTTACCAAAAGTCCAACAACACCACAGGTTGTATGTTCTGTTCTCTTATAGGTGTGTGGATCCGTGGTGCTTCAAGTAAATGTACAAAATCCAACAGGTGAGGCACAGGTCAAAGACCAAAGTCCAAACTGAACTTCCACTGAATCTTTTTCCTTCTATAAATGGATCCTGAGGTGTCAGGACTCAGTCCTTCTGAGAACCTGACAAGCGGCCAGGCTGAAGTTCGCTTGTTTCATGTGTTACAATTTCATCAGGGGTCCTCATTCCATGTCACCCCAGATCAGCCGACACACATAACATTTTCGGGTGTGTCAGACCCGGCGCACCAAAAACCAAGCTGTGCTTCAGTTTGTCTATCTGGGGAGGCTTGCCCTGTGTGATATATAAAATCAAAGCTGTTTTTCTAAAATTGGAAGACTTTGATCCCCACAGTTGACTTAATGTCTTCTGTTTAGCTTAGATAGTGTTCAGCTAAGCAATCATTAACTGATAGATATAAGGAATGGTAACATATACATGTCTAATTCAGACATTTCAGCTTGATCGAGGGGGCAATGACCCTGAAATCCTGTCCCTCCAcacattttattgcatttttgagGTCTCACTCTACGTGTCACTCAACCCAGCACTAAAAACTAGCATTCTATTACTAAGGATGTTTGCGTTTATTCTTATTGTAAGCCTTTTCATTTCATCCATTATAATTACTTCTCTTGTTGGCATTTTTACACAATGTACTGCCCTTTATGTATTATACACCACTCATATGCAACAGATGTAATACCACCACTAAAAAAGATCAGATACTTAAATAAGGACTGAAGGATTCAATTTgtgcaggaaaaaaaggaaaatgaaatTAAGTTTTTGAAGTGAAAACAGTAAGTTTGCAAAATTTAGATGAGTTTATGTGATTAGTTTTAAGGAAAAACGTTATTTCTAATAGGTAGCGATGTATGCATTCTGCATATTATTAAATGTAGAAAATTGGCACTGGTTGCAGATTTCAGCATCCAGAGGACCTCAGCTTCCATTTTAAATAAAGCAAGTATTTACACAGTGTGCACTCTATAATTGTATTTAATCCTGCATCTAGGCAATTCAAATCTTTGGGACAAAAGACAAAAAAAGCAGAATTCTATAACTTGTACAAGTAAATTTCtttggttttgcataatttattctgtaaTATAGTATTATTTTGTATGTTTAACTTTTGCTACTCTGccactcccccctgcccccatgtaTCTAGGCTCTTTTCTGGCTTCTGAAATTTCAGCAGACATTGCTTATGAGTcactttccagggttttttttgccctccatgcatctgacgaagagaactgtgattctcgaaagcttatgctacaataaaattggttagtcttaaaggtgctactggactctttttgactttcaAGCACAGATAGTCTTAAGAAGCAATGAGTGATGCAGGAACGTGTGTGTGTCTATGTGAGGACACTATTGCTGCTGTACTTAATGCTGCTGTGTTTTCATGCCCGTCTGAAAAAAGTCTCAGTTTTGTAGGTCATAACTCCCTACTGAACAATATATTAGCCACTTTTCATACACAACTGTTTTGTATTTAAGCCCGTGTCTATCAAAAATGGCTACAGATATTTGCACTAGAAACCAATTCTGCATCTCTCTCTTTACCCCTGCCAATTAACTTCCTTGTAATTCAgcataaaaatttatatatatcctgaagcctGTATCAACAAGATTTGTTTTTATACGTATTATACTCATTTTTCTTCTGTTCCACGGCAATGTTTTGTTTGATAATAATGCATTGTTCATACAATGGAGTTTAACTTGCTGTAATTCTTCTGCTTACAGCAGTGAAATCGTTACCCCTGCCAAATTCTTCACAATAGGCTGTCTCTGAGTGAATTCAGCCTTTGATTTTGACCAGTCAAGGGCAGGATTTTGTTATACAATTGTGCAAATAAAACCACTGACCTCAATCCAGAAACAAAGCATGGGAGAGATCTGTATGTGACGcagggattttatttttggcaaagaGCAGTACCACACATTCATTTTAAACCTCCCTCGAGTTGGCTATACAGTTGGTTGTCTTTGCAAAAGTATCTGTCATGCATATACACACTCAGTTGTGCACTCAAAGAGGCCAGCTAGACTGGAGCCTTTGACGCTGGAACTTAGTGAATACTGATACAAAAAAAAATATAGCTGAGTGTGTGATTTTGATTGCTCTTATGACACCTTCACTTTTTGAGAAAGGCAACAGAAAATAGATATCCTCCTCAGCACTAAGCTCTACAGTCCAGCCCATAATGTTGCCTTATAGTTAAAAGATCACAGGCAATTTCCAAACTTGGTAACATTATAATTTCAGGAGACTGCCCTTTTTTACACTCTCCTTGTGAAGAACACTTTTACAAATTACCACTAGGTTAGTTAGGATCTTTCATATATAACTTTGCAGTATaaaaatgcaaatctgcaaaCAAACTCTTTAAGACTTTGCTTCAGTTCAGAGACATTTGCTCTTCTATGTATTTAGAACCAGGTTCCAACAAGTCAGCCTGTTACATACTGCCTCTTCATTGccaagaaaaatgaaagagaggcTCCAACAAAGGGACACTTGGATGCAATAGAAACTTCTTGTTAACAAGCTGAACTTCAGTTGCAAGAGACGATAGGAGGGAATGAGCAATGCATCTGAGCTCCCTGGTGAACTGGGGCCGCTGTCCTATCTGTCTTTAAAAGTTATTTTTCCATTCCCCCTCATTCCTTGGTTGCTTTGCGCTGTGCCTGGTGTTTCTGCAGCAGAGCCAGCGTGTCTCGCTTCTCAATGCGACGCAACTGTTTCTTCTTCGCACGCTTCAGTTTCACTGGATTACGAatctgaggaaggaagggaaagaaaagttGCAGGATTCattgatgtaaaagacctctctGGAAAATTTCTACTTAGAGATCCCAGAAAGCAAAAAGGCTTTGGGAAATTAGGGACTGGTCCTCTGGCCTACAGCACATTCAGCTGAACAAATGAGTGGGCACACAGCCAATGATGTGAGAGATGAAGTGCCACTTCTCTAACTTGAAGTATCACCCATCAGAGGACCTTGGATCTCACACAGGACTAATTCCCAGAATGCATCTTTCTCAGTTGTCTCCCATTGAAAATTCAAATGGAATCTTTGTGGCCAATAACCCAGTTTAGGTAGATTTATATGaaaaatgagagccagtgtgatgtagtggttaaaattcACTCAGTGATCTTGGGATAAATCATAGTCATTTAGTCTGACCTACTTCACAGCACTGTTATGGTGATAAAATTGGGAAAGGGAAGCCAtgaatgccaccctgagctccttggaggaagatgggataaaaatgtatacaATACATCAGACTTTTGAATCATCTACATCAACTGAAAGCAGTGAGGCTCAAAAAAGCGTGCCTATGTGTTGACATTGCAGATCTCCCCAAAGAACTCCTCTTGAATTAAGGGCAATATTTTAAtgagttaataacaacaacaacaacaacaaaagtgatAAACGTAAGCTGCTAATTACATATGCGGTTGGGTTATACCAAAATTTCCACTGGCAAAAGACAAATCAAGAATGATCTTAACAATTCTCTTCCTCACTGCAGACCTactccattttttttctgtttatgcaGATTTCATGATCGCTGGCATAGTCTTTTCAGGAGAGGGTGAAGAGAGCTCACTTCTCTTTCTAGCACCAGCAAGAAGCTGGTAGGATTCAGCACATTTTTTGTGCATGGCCAAACTAATTGATATTGTAGTATTTCATTTCTGTCCAATAATAAGGCTCAGAGAGAAGGGACAGTGGTTCTCCTCTGCCTCACAGAAAGATTTGTGCAAGTTTTCTTTCAGGGGGAAATAAGAACTTGTTCTGAGACTCACCACTTGCACAATCTCTGCTTTTCTCTCATTCTCCAGCCGTCGTTTCAAGTTCTCTTCTCGTCGCAGTTTTTTCTCCTGAAAGTGGAGAAAATCAAACGTTCATATGTGCTGCTTTATGGGACACAGCCAGATTAGTCCAGAGAAATTTTTTAAGACAGAGAATTCTGAAGCATTAAGGCAGCAATTCTCAAACGTTAGCAACCCAGGGAATGCCATTCTAATGTAAAATTTTGTGAGGAGCTCCAAACCCTACCCTGCCCCTCACTGACACCTGCCATGTACTAGATAGCCTTCTTATGAAATGTGTGTCAAGCTGTGCAAGCCTCCATCCTCTACCACACTTGAAACAATACAATGAGAATCATATCATCTAAGctttaaaacaagttttaaaaatatttgtgttGTGTGTATATGGTCTACAAGGTCAGATATTCAATGGTAGCTTTTTACAGCCACAGTTCAAAAATCCCTCTAAAATTTAGGATGAATCTTATCTAATTTTTCATATTGAAATAGATTAAATATACTTACAGTACACTCTAAGGGAAAGACACTGTGAACAGCCTGATAACACCTAATGctgtgatattttttttaaattatgagaAAATTGTGAGATTTTTCCTTATTACAGATACCTAAAAATAGaactaaaaagaaaggaaaagccaaTGCTTTCCCCATACAAAGTTAACAAGTACTTCCTCAACTCTTGCGCAGACTAGCCTACAACAGCAGCACAATTCAGTGAATTTATCTTAGAACATCAACAAGAAAATCAAAAAGGAGCACACAGAATGAGGGGACGGAGGGAGAAGAAATACAAACGGTGACATATTCCCAGCAACATAGAAATAAATTAGGGCCCGGTATTCCCAGGTTGGCAACATCAGTGGGGCAAAAacaaaagagagggagaaactTCTGAGTGGAGAGGAAAAAAGTGTGCTACATTCAGAACAAACCAGATGTACTCCAAAGGAATAATAAATGGAAACTGAATGGTCAAAGGTATAGAGAATCTTGGAGGCTGCCAAGGCAAAGCAAATGAGAATTATAAATACCGGGGTTGCATAAAAACAAGGAAGATATAATAAAAGACAGAGGACAGGTAGTGTGGCTGGGCAGGTAATGCTAAAGCTTTGTTAAAGGGTGCCTGATCAGTGCCTAGATGGAAGCAGCATAAAGTGTTCTGGGCTTCCTAGTGAAAAAGCAAGACACATGCAACAAATGTTAAGCTGAAAACAAATGCTTCTTATTTAGATAAATAGCATCTTTTCATAGAAAGATTTAGAATTAGCTAGATCACAtcaaaataatgtgttgtatgtgtgaattgatataatgacccatctaataaaaattctttaaataaaCTGCATGTGGACGAAGAAAGATGTCAGGATTAGGTACAGTTTGCCAACAAACTCTAATCACATTTCCtgtgctgtctgtttcaaactATGGGGCACGCTTAACAGCCCTAAAATCAAGTCTCGGTTATCGCCCAGATCTACGGGTTATCTCCCAGTGCATCAATTCACAAAGTTATCAGTGGTTCCAGAAAAGTCATAGACTGAGATGTagttgggtggggaggaagggtgggattgaGGGGACAGGAAGTGAATAGTAGTAAGTGGTCTCATGTCCAAGGACACGAGCAAGGACATGAGACCACTTACCACTATTCACTTCCTGGCAAATGAGATGAGGGAAAAGAAGCTATATGCCAGATTCTGTAAAGTCTCCAAAGTCATACAGTTGAATATCATCTCAGAATTCTTAACAGGAAAATAGACAATATGCTAGACTGGGatatgggagagccaggtttgaataccCACACCGCTTTGGAAACTTTCTGGGTGATTTCGGGCCAGTTAAAAACTCTCAGCctagtggttaaaagcgcaggactctcatctggagaaccaggtttgattccccactcctccacctcaaaccagttgggtgaccttgggtcagtcacagcttttaggagctctctcagccccacccacctcacagggtattttgttgtgaagataacaacaacatactttgtaaactgctctgagtgggcattaaattgtcctgaagggtggtatatacatcaaacgttattatattattattatagcctACCTCACGGTAGTTATTTTAATGAGGGAGAAGGACCACAATGTGCTTATTCTTGAGCCCCTTTGGGTAGAAAGTGatggtataaatgatgtaaatagaCTAATTCACAGCATACCAAATTATAAGAATCACTGGAGAAACTCCACTTTTCATTAGCACCCATGGTGACAGTCTACTTCACTACTAATGTAATTGTTTAACTGGCTCTTCAATATCATGTTTGCCTCCTCACCTCGCGCTCTCTCCGTTTTTCTTCTTCCAGCTGCCGGGCAAAATCTCTGACCATTTTCTTCTCTTGACGTTCCTTCATCTTGTGTTGCCAAGAGGTATGCAAAGGCTTGTCCTGAATCATATGTGAAAATCTAATGAGGGAAACACACATCCATTAGCAGCCCTGACTAAATAGTTATCCCCTGGCATTAGCACAACTTATACAGccctatgcacacttacctgtaagtcccattgaactcagtgggatttacttttgACTAAACATGTATGTGTGCATAAGAGGAAGCCTGTAGAATGGTAGAGATACTACATAAGAGTTAGAGTGCtaatcaataaaaaaaaattactcagaATTCACACATCAGCCTGAGAGTCTGTGTGATGTGTACTGGTTAGAGCATTAAACTAGGACTGGAGTGGAAAATGCTGTCAAATTATAGCACTTATGGTGacacctgctggggttttcaaggcaagaaacgaaagaaggtggtttgccactgtctctgcacagcaaccctggtcttccttggacttggagatctcccatctaattgctaacccaggctgaccctgcttagtttccaagatctgaaagACAGAATCAaattcccactgtgccatggaactGATTTGGAGACCTGGGGTCAATCATTCTCTCTCAAGGTTGCTTCTAGGATAAAATAAACAGAGAACCATGTgtgctgccctgaactccttgaaggaagggctaAATAAAAATGGATAAATACTCATGACAAGACActtatgaagatagtttcaggtgggtagctgtgttattcTGGGCTCGAAGAGCAAGATCTAGGTTCAGTATTGCcctaaaaaccaactagatttccaaagtataagatttcgagagtcaaagctcccttcgtcagatacggTTTGTTGTAAAAATCTGTAACTGAAAAAACCACCATCAAACAAGACTTTTCTTTGGGGACCCTgggactccccacccccaacattgTTCTCTTAGGAACGGGAGTAGGCAAATATAAGATAAAAGAAAAACTCTAGTCCACGGTCTTAGAAGACGTGACAAACGCGAACAATGTCTCCATACGGCGCGCCACCCCCCAACCAATGTATAAAATCCCAGCGCCGTCAGTGCTCAAGAGCGCTTAGAGTCTCGCCCAGCCCCCTTATTGCGATCAGGCTCTCACCGCTTCTTGCCGCGGTCTTTCCACACCCGCCCTGATTTAGGTTTCCCTTTAGGGATCACGGCGGTCACTTCCTTTCGCTTCGTGCCCGAAGTAGCCCCCTGCGGCTTCCCGGGTCCAGTTACCACCAACACGCCAACTCCCTCTCCATTCCCGGGCGGCAAGAGCTTCACAGCCTGCTCAGACTCGGCGCTCGCTTGTCCCTCGCCCGGCCGCATCCCAGCGACAAAGCCCCCAGATCTCTCTGGCTTCTTGACACACCACCTACAGCCCCGCTCCACGTGGGAGCCTCATAGGAGTCCCTGTACAATGACGTTATGTTCGCGACAACGGACGCAGCCCCAGCCTCCATTTCACCATCGAGAGAGAGCCTAGAACGACCAACGCTCTGCTTTCCCGTTGCATCCTGGGATGTGTGACTACTGGATGgcaagagggtgttctgtagtaGCCCAGTGGTTGTCCATTACAGTTGGTAGTTCCATTACAGAAATTTAGAGGATTGGGAACCTTCTTTCACCCAttaccctcccccttttctgtctgTTAAAAATGCCTTGTTGGAAGCACAAATTCAGGATGGAAATAAAAGTGGTGACAAATGTTTTGTAGTTATAGTTACTACTCGTTTAAGGAAAAAAAGGGCTGCCGTTTGGTAGCTGAGCACATGCTTGGAAGGTTCCCATGCAACGTTTCTTTAATTAAAGAGCTTATGTAAAGATCTTGCGAAAGACCTTTTATAAGTGGAGAGCTCCcaaggggatgtactaaaacaaatgacaggattgcccattggaaataatgggaaactggaatgcccattgacttgcatgggctccattgaaacacattagagcaaaaaaagaggtgcaaagaaaacgtggaatggattttgaaggaaagtgtctgggctcagataacctgttctgggactggattgacaggccccatgctggaatgacggcccctgggtgtgccagaagggctctgggactggaatgacaggcccctgactggaatgacgggccctgggtgtgagagaaggactcggggactggaatgacaggcccctgactggaatgacgggccctcggtgtgccagaagggctctgggactggaatgacaggcccctgactggaatgacggcccctgggtgtgccagaagggctctgggactggaatgacagggcccatgctggaatgacgacccctgggtgtgccagaagggctctgggactggaatgacagggcccatgctggaatgacgacccctgggtgtgccagaagggctctgggactggaacgacaggctctgtgccgGAATGACGGCCccagggtgtgacagaagggctcagggactggaatgacaggcccctgacaggaatgacaggccctgggtgtgccagaaaggctcggggactggaaagacaggcccttgactggaatgacggcccctgggtgggccagaagggctctgggactggaatgacaggctctatgctggaatgacgacccctgggtgtgccagaagggctctgggactggaatgacaggcccctgactggaatgacgggccctgggtgtgagagaaggactcggggactggaatgacaggcccatgactggaatgacggcccctgggtgtgccagaagggctctgggactggaatgacaggcccctgactggaatgacgggccctgggtgtgagagaaggactcggggactggaatgacaggcccatgactggaatgacggcccctgggtgtgccagaagggctctgggactggaatgacaggcccctgactggaatgacgggccctcggtgtgccagaagggctctgggactggaatgacaggcccctgactggaatgaaagtGCCTGGGCAtgacagaagagctcggggactggattgacaggccccatgctggaatgacggcccctgggtgtgacagaagggctctgggactggaatgacaggccccagactggaatgacggcccctgggtgtgccagaagggctctgggactggaatgacagcccctgactggaatgacgggccctgggtgtgccagaagggctctgggactggaatgacagggcccatgctggaatgacgacccctgggtgtgccagaagggctctgggactggaacgacaggcccctgaatggaatgacgacccctgagtgtgacagatgggctctgggactggaatgacaggctctatgctggaatgacggaccctgggtgtgacagaagggctctgggactggaatgacaggcccctgactggaatgacgggccctgggtgtgacagaagggctcggggactggaatgacaggccccatgctggaatgatggcctctgggggtgccggaagggctctgggactggaatgacaggccccatgctggaatgacggcctctgagggtgccagaagggctctgggactggaatgacaggcccctgactggaatgatggtccctgggtatggcagaagggcttggggactggattgacaggccccatgctggaatgacggcccctgggtgtgccagaagggctctgggactggaatgacaggcccctgactggaataaaggcccctgggtgtgccagaagggcgctgagactggaatgacaggctcctgactggaatgacaggtcctgggtgtgccagaagggctcagggactggaatgacaggcccctggctggaataaaggcccctgggtgtgtgagaagggcgctgagactggaatgacaggcccctgactggaatgacgggccctcggtgtgacagaagggctcggggactggaatgacaggcccctgactggaatgacaggccctgggtgtgccagaagggctcggggactggaatgacaggcccctgactggaataaaggcccctgggtgtgccagaagggctctgggactggaatgacaggccccatgctggaatgatggcctctgggggtgccagaagggctctgggactggaatgacaggctcctgactggaatgatggtccctgggtgtgacagaagggcttggggactggattgacaggccccatgctggaaggacggcccctgggtgtgccagaagggctctgggactggaatgacaggcccctgactggaataaaggcccctgggtgtgccagaagggcgctgagactggaatgacaggctcc from Eublepharis macularius isolate TG4126 chromosome 2, MPM_Emac_v1.0, whole genome shotgun sequence harbors:
- the CCDC86 gene encoding coiled-coil domain-containing protein 86, whose protein sequence is MRPGEGQASAESEQAVKLLPPGNGEGVGVLVVTGPGKPQGATSGTKRKEVTAVIPKGKPKSGRVWKDRGKKRFSHMIQDKPLHTSWQHKMKERQEKKMVRDFARQLEEEKRREREEKKLRREENLKRRLENERKAEIVQVIRNPVKLKRAKKKQLRRIEKRDTLALLQKHQAQRKATKE